Proteins found in one Polyodon spathula isolate WHYD16114869_AA chromosome 10, ASM1765450v1, whole genome shotgun sequence genomic segment:
- the LOC121321807 gene encoding enoyl-CoA hydratase, mitochondrial-like — translation MAALCRTAALLLQHTKTSPWTLIAARTYSSGGQYQHIIVDKKGEKQNVGFIQLNRPKALNALCDGLMTEMGQALEAFEEDNQIGAIVITGSEKAFAAGADIKEMQNRNFQECYADNFLAHWNKVSLVRKPVIAAVNGFALGGGCELAMMCDIIYAGEKAQFAQPEILLGTIPGAGGTQRLTRAVGKSLAMELVLTGDRISAQEAKLAGLVSKVYPADQVVQEAIKCGEKIAGNSKLVCIMAKEAVNAAFELTLAEGNRMEKRLFHATFATDDRKEGMTAFVEKRKAAFTDK, via the exons atggctgCGCTCTGTAGAACAGCAGCGCTGCTCTTGCAGCATACAAAAACCTCGCCCTGGACCCTCATTGCAGCAAGAACATATAGTTCAG GTGGGCAGTACCAGCATATCATTGTGGACAAGAAAGGGGAGAAACAGAATGTGGGCTTTATCCAGTTAAACCGTCCGAAGGCTCTGAACGCCCTCTGTGATGGGCTGATGACGGAGATGGGCCAGGCTCTAGAAGCTTTTGAGGAGGATAACCAAATTGGTGCTATAGTCATTACTGGCAGCGAGAAAGCATTTGCAG CTGGGGCTGACATTAAGGAGATGCAGAACCGAAATTTCCAGGAGTGCTATGCTGATAATTTCCTGGCTCATTGGAACAAAGTGTCTCTCGTTCGAAAACCTGTCATAGCAGCTGTGAATGGATTTGCG CTGGGTGGAGGCTGTGAGTTGGCTATGATGTGTGACATTATTTATGCTGGGGAGAAGGCACAGTTTGCACAGCCAGAAATTCTTCTGGGAACCATTCCAG gTGCCGGAGGAACTCAAAGGCTAACAAGAGCTGTAGGCAAGTCTTTGGCTATGGAACTGGTCCTCACTGGCGACCGGATATCAGCTCAAGAAGCTAAGCTGGCAG GTCTTGTAAGTAAAGTGTATCCTGCAGACCAGGTGGTACAAGAAGCGATCAAATGTGGAGAAAAAATTGCTGGCAACTCTAAACTTGTTTGTATTATGGCAAAGGAAGCTGTCAATGCTG catTTGAGTTGACATTAGCTGAAGGAAACAGAATGGAAAAGAGATTATTTCACGCAACCTTTGCTACT gacGACCGGAAGGAAGGAATGACTGCATTTGTGGAAAAGAGAAAAGCTGCCTTTACTGACAAGTAA